One segment of Primulina tabacum isolate GXHZ01 chromosome 14, ASM2559414v2, whole genome shotgun sequence DNA contains the following:
- the LOC142523858 gene encoding uncharacterized protein LOC142523858, which produces MDKEWIHLPSRLVPEYEEGVQKFLAQAKDYAKARDVILCPCIRCKNKKYMTFDKVYEHLIIKGFDPSYTIWFFHGETDTPQFEGEDEEVGHTTSDARDYEFADLLEDAETPLFPGCTTYTKLSASITLYNYKSTNGHTDSSFNELLKILDDMLPEKTTLPQTVFSMKKLLKPFDLGFEKIHACPNDCCLFRKELKELDSCPKCGSSRWKVDKVTFKVRKGVPEKVLRYFPVIPRFKRMFKSEEMAEDLIWHSNHKSQDHMMRHSVDSVAWDTINHKWPTFASDPRNLRLGLATDGFNPFGPKQPGNNIDVYLEPLVEDLNELWDIGVEAFDAFTKSMFNLKAILMWTINDFPAYGNLAGCATKGKFGCPICGEDVCSMWLKYSRKFSYSGHRRFLAPDHPFREKKKWFNGKKERKGKPRPLTGLEILNAVKVIENDWEKKRGLLLRHNFDVMHVEKNVCENIIGRLLNVKKKSKDGFNARNDLMHLNIRKELHPQEKGKNMYHLSAAPYTLSKKEMNVFCSRLKKIKLPDGYSSNIGNCVSLEDHKLIGLKSHDCHVLMQQLLSVALRSLLPKGPRSALFLLCAFYNELCQRVLDRNRLEQFEENIAETLCMLERYFPPAFITISVHLTIHLAREARLCGPVQFRWMYPFERMHIEELKQTDRRFLTNETLLQKRHMETFGYIINGYRFHTIDVERSTQDSGVSIEADTVCQSSANDYSHTVGRVLYYGVIRDIVLLNYYSFKVPVFRCDWANHETGIKMEDGFTLVNLHQGLRTFEGDPFILASQAKQVFYSRDNDESN; this is translated from the exons ATGGATAAAGAATGGATTCATTTGCCTTCAAGACTTGTACCCGAATATGAAGAAGGGGTTCAAAAATTTCTTGCACAAGCCAAGGACTACGCCAAAGCACGTGATGTAATATTATGTCCTTGCATACGTTGTAAAAATAAGAAGTATATGACATTTGACAAAGTGTATGAGCACTTAATTATCAAGGGGTTCGATCCTTCTTACACGATTTGGTTCTTCCATGGTGAAACTGATACCCCACAATTTGAAGGTGAAG ATGAAGAGGTTGGACACACCACGTCTGACGCAAGAGATTACGAGTTTGCTGATTTATTAGAAGATGCAGAAACTCCTCTCTTCCCTGGATGTACGACTTATACAAAGTTGTCAGCATCTATCACATTATACAATTACAAGTCTACTAATGGTCACACTGACAGTAGTTTCAATGAGCTTCTTAAGATCTTAGATGACATGCTTCCAGAAAAAACCACACTTCCACAAACTGTTTTTTCGATGAAAAAGTTGTTGAAACCATTTGATTTAGGATTTGAGAAGATTCATGCTTGCCCAAACGATTGTTGTCTATTTAGAAAGGAGCTCAAAGAATTAGACTCATGTCCAAAGTGTGGTTCTTCAAGATGGAAGGTGGACAAAGTTACCTTCAAAGTTCGTAAAGGAGTTCCTGAAAAAGTGCTAAGGTATTTTCCTGTGATACCAAGATTTAAAAGGATGTTTAAATCCGAAGAAATGGCTGAAGATTTGATTTGGCACTCCAATCACAAAAGTCAAGATCATATGATGCGTCATTCAGTTGATTCAGTAGCTTGGGATACAATAAATCACAAGTGGCCTACTTTTGCATCAGATCCTAGAAATCTTCGTCTTGGTCTTGCAACAGATGGATTCAACCCTTTTG GTCCAAAGCAACCGGGAAATAATATAGATGTGTACTTGGAACCTCTTGTGGAGGATTTAAATGAGTTGTGGGACATAGGTGTGGAGGCATTTGATGCATTTACcaagtcaatgttcaatctgaagGCTATCTTGATGTGGACAATCAATGATTTTCCAGCTTATGGAAACCTAGCTGGATGTGCCACAAAAGGGAAATTTGGTTGCCCAATATGCGGTGAAGACGTATGTTCTATGTGGCTTAAGTACAGTAGAAAGTTTTCATACTCAGGCCACCGAAGATTTCTTGCTCCTGATCATCCATTTCGTGAGAAAAAGAAGTGGTTTAATgggaaaaaagagagaaaaggaAAACCGAGGCCTTTGACTGGTTTAGAAATTCTCAATGCAGTAAAAGTCATTGAAAATGACTGGGAAAAAAAAAGA GGACTGCTGCTACGTCATAACTTTGATGTGATGCATGTTGAAAAGAATGTCTGCGAAAATATTATAGGCAGATTGTTAAACGTAAAGAAAAAATCCAAAGATGGATTCAATGCTCGCAATGATTTGATGCACTTAAACATTAGAAAAGAATTACATCCtcaagaaaaagggaaaaatatGTATCACTTGTCTGCTGCACCTTACACATTGTCTAAAAAAGAGATGAATGTATTTTGCTCTAGattgaagaaaataaagttaccCGATGGCTATAGCTCAAATATTGGTAACTGTGTTTCTTTAGAAGATCATAAGCTTATTGGACTGAAATCTCATGATTGCCATGTTCTAATGCAACAATTGCTATCAGTAGCATTGAGAAGTCTTTTACCTAAAGGTCCACGTAGTGCTCTATTTCTATTGTGTGCATTTTACAATGAATTATGTCAAAGAGTGTTAGACAGGAATCGTTTAGAACAATTCGAGGAGAATATTGCTGAAACTCTATGCATGTTGGAAAGGTACTTTCCACCCGCTTTCATCACTATCTCGGTTCATTTGACAATTCATTTAGCAAGAGAGGCTCGCTTGTGTGGGCCTGTCCAATTCCGTTGGATGTATCCATTTGAAAG GATGCACATCGAGGAGCTTAAACAAACAGATCGTCGTTTCTTAACTAATGAAACATTGTTACAGAAGCGACATATGGAAACATTTG GTTATATTATAAATGGATATCGATTCCACACAATTGATGTTGAAAGGTCGACACAAGATAGTGGTGTTTCGATTGAAGCAGATACTGTTTGTCAGTCTAGTGCGAATGATTATTCACATACTGTTGGAAGAGTATTATACTATGGAGTTATACGAGATATTGTTTTACTAAACTACTATTCTTTCAAAGTTCCCGTTTTTAGGTGTGATTGGGCAAATCATGAAACTGGAATCAAAATGGAAGATGGTTTTACACTGGTCAACTTACACCAAGGTCTAAGAACTTTTGAAGGCGATCCTTTCATTTTAGCATCACAAGCAAAACAAGTATTCTATTCTAGAGACAATGATGAATCAAACTAG